A genomic region of Prochlorococcus marinus XMU1405 contains the following coding sequences:
- the nusA gene encoding transcription termination factor NusA translates to MALVILPGLNNLIEDISEEKKLPPNIVEAALREALLKGYEKYRRTFYIGVNQDPFDEEYFSNFDVGLDLDEEGYRILSSKVIVEDVESEDHQISLLEVQQVADDAQIGDTVVLDVTPEKEDFGRMAASTTKQVLAQKLRDQQRKMIQEEFADLEDPVLTARVIRFERQSVIMGVSSGIGRPEVEAELPKRDQLPNDNYRANATFKVFLKEVSEVARKGPQLFVSRANAGLVVYLFENEVPEIQEGTVKIVAVSREANPPSRAVGPRTKVAVDSVEQEVDPVGACIGARGARIQQVVNELRGEKIDVIKWSSDPIQYILNSLSPAKVDLVRLVDPEGQHAHVLVPPDQLSLAIGREGQNVRLAARLTGWKIDVKNSHEYDQEAEDAAVSELIVQREDEENLQREAELRLEAEQAERAAEDARLRELYPLPEDDQEYEEEQYQEEFLDNDQLETVQDSEISAKEE, encoded by the coding sequence ATGGCATTAGTTATTCTCCCAGGTTTAAACAATCTCATTGAAGACATTAGTGAGGAAAAAAAGTTACCTCCTAATATCGTGGAAGCAGCATTACGCGAAGCTCTTTTAAAAGGATATGAAAAATATAGACGAACTTTTTATATTGGAGTTAATCAAGATCCATTTGATGAAGAATATTTTAGTAATTTTGATGTTGGACTCGATTTAGACGAAGAGGGTTACAGGATATTGTCTAGTAAGGTAATTGTTGAAGATGTGGAGAGTGAAGATCATCAAATATCTCTATTAGAAGTTCAACAAGTCGCTGATGATGCTCAAATAGGTGACACAGTAGTTTTAGACGTTACTCCGGAAAAAGAAGATTTTGGGCGAATGGCTGCCTCAACAACAAAGCAAGTTTTAGCCCAAAAATTAAGAGATCAACAAAGAAAAATGATCCAAGAAGAATTTGCAGATTTAGAAGATCCTGTCTTAACTGCAAGAGTTATAAGATTTGAAAGACAATCGGTCATTATGGGAGTTAGTTCCGGTATTGGTAGACCTGAAGTGGAGGCAGAACTTCCCAAGAGAGATCAATTACCAAATGATAATTACAGAGCAAATGCAACTTTCAAAGTATTTTTGAAAGAAGTTAGCGAAGTAGCCAGAAAAGGTCCACAACTTTTTGTAAGTAGAGCAAATGCTGGTTTAGTAGTTTATTTATTTGAAAATGAAGTGCCAGAAATTCAGGAAGGTACAGTAAAAATTGTTGCAGTCTCTAGAGAAGCCAACCCTCCTTCAAGAGCCGTTGGACCAAGAACAAAAGTAGCTGTTGATAGTGTTGAACAAGAAGTAGATCCTGTAGGTGCTTGTATTGGAGCTCGAGGAGCAAGAATTCAACAAGTAGTTAATGAATTAAGAGGAGAAAAAATTGATGTTATTAAATGGTCATCTGATCCAATTCAATATATTTTAAATTCTTTAAGTCCTGCGAAAGTCGATCTAGTAAGATTAGTTGACCCTGAAGGGCAACATGCGCACGTATTAGTTCCTCCTGATCAATTAAGTCTCGCAATCGGTAGAGAAGGTCAAAATGTAAGACTTGCTGCAAGATTAACTGGTTGGAAGATTGATGTTAAAAACTCACATGAATATGATCAGGAAGCTGAAGATGCTGCAGTTTCTGAATTAATCGTTCAAAGAGAAGATGAAGAGAATCTCCAACGAGAAGCAGAATTAAGATTAGAAGCAGAACAAGCTGAGCGTGCTGCAGAAGATGCAAGATTAAGAGAGCTTTACCCTCTTCCTGAAGATGATCAAGAATATGAAGAAGAACAATACCAAGAAGAATTTTTAGATAATGATCAATTAGAGACGGTTCAAGATAGCGAAATATCCGCTAAAGAGGAGTGA
- the hisD gene encoding histidinol dehydrogenase encodes MKIVNDKKEAIQELKRISNRTNSECNYKINAIVEEILQEVKTYGDLAVEKYTEKFDGFNPNPMQVSKSELKHAWDTIESNLKQSLEVAHRRIKKFHEQEIPSSFTIKGEHGDIVQRRWTPVKHAGIYIPGGRAAYPSTVLMNAIPAKVAGVQEISMVSPGNSEGKINKTVLAAAYLSGINKVFRIGGAQAIGALAFGTNQIDKVDVISGPGNIYVTTAKKQIYGSTGIDSLAGPSEILIIADETAHSKHIASDLLAQAEHDPLASSILLTTSTRQAKEVLEEIYKRLDDHPRKEICVQSINNWGLIVICENHESCIELSNNFAPEHLEIIALDSKKILGGIDNAGAIFLGKWTPEAVGDYLAGPNHTLPTSGNSRFSGSLGVETFMKNTSIIEFNEKSLKVNSIDIINLAKSEGLHSHANSVQIRFED; translated from the coding sequence ATGAAGATTGTAAATGATAAAAAAGAGGCTATCCAAGAATTAAAAAGGATTTCTAATAGAACTAATTCAGAGTGTAATTATAAGATAAATGCAATTGTCGAAGAAATTCTTCAAGAGGTAAAAACTTATGGTGATTTAGCCGTAGAAAAATATACAGAAAAATTTGATGGTTTCAACCCTAACCCTATGCAAGTTAGCAAGAGTGAGTTGAAACATGCATGGGATACAATTGAAAGTAATTTAAAACAATCTCTTGAAGTAGCACATAGAAGAATTAAAAAATTCCATGAACAAGAAATACCTTCATCTTTCACCATCAAAGGAGAGCATGGTGACATTGTCCAAAGGAGATGGACGCCTGTAAAACATGCAGGTATTTATATTCCAGGAGGTAGAGCTGCGTATCCTAGTACTGTTTTAATGAATGCAATACCTGCAAAAGTTGCAGGAGTACAAGAGATTTCAATGGTATCTCCTGGGAATTCAGAAGGGAAAATAAACAAAACTGTTTTAGCTGCAGCTTATTTATCGGGAATCAATAAAGTTTTTAGAATTGGAGGAGCTCAAGCAATAGGTGCTTTGGCATTTGGAACAAATCAAATCGATAAAGTTGATGTTATTTCAGGCCCAGGAAACATATATGTAACTACCGCAAAAAAACAAATTTATGGCTCTACTGGAATTGATTCCTTAGCTGGCCCAAGTGAAATATTAATCATTGCAGATGAAACAGCTCACAGTAAACATATTGCATCCGATTTACTTGCACAAGCAGAACATGATCCTTTAGCTTCTTCAATACTTTTGACCACATCAACGCGTCAGGCAAAAGAAGTTTTAGAAGAAATTTATAAAAGATTAGATGATCATCCAAGAAAAGAAATTTGCGTGCAATCAATAAACAATTGGGGACTAATAGTTATTTGCGAAAATCATGAATCATGTATTGAATTAAGCAATAACTTTGCTCCAGAACATTTAGAAATTATAGCTTTAGATTCAAAAAAAATTCTTGGAGGTATAGATAATGCAGGAGCAATATTTTTAGGAAAATGGACGCCTGAAGCTGTTGGAGATTATCTTGCTGGACCAAATCATACATTACCTACATCAGGAAATTCTAGATTTAGCGGTTCTCTAGGAGTTGAAACTTTTATGAAAAACACTTCAATAATAGAATTTAATGAAAAAAGTTTAAAAGTTAACAGTATAGATATTATTAATCTTGCTAAAAGTGAGGGCTTACATAGTCATGCTAACTCTGTACAAATAAGATTTGAAGATTAG
- a CDS encoding trypsin-like peptidase domain-containing protein, whose translation MNSLKIKFINLIQLFIIICFCLFNFTQKAEVLALTSSESHNFVSSAVKNVGPAVVKIDTERLVERQQFDPTLLDPLLRDLLGEQGISPERERGQGSGVIINQDGLVLTNAHVVERVDDVSVTLADGTVCDGQVLGTDAITDLALVKIDKSTYSNFAPLGNSEDLEVGDWAIALGTPYGLEKTVTLGIVSSLHRDINSLGFSDKRLDLIQTDAAINPGNSGGPLINSNGEVVGINTLVRSGPGAGLGFAIPINLAKSVSDQLLKNGEVIHPYLGVQLISLNPRIAKEHNQDPNSLVQLPERNGALIQSVIPNSPAEKAGLRRGDLVIAAENISIKEPKALLDEVEKAEIGKVFLLNVLRDNKEIKINIKPEPLPGLT comes from the coding sequence ATGAATTCTCTCAAGATTAAATTTATTAATTTAATCCAATTATTCATTATTATTTGTTTTTGTTTATTTAATTTCACTCAAAAAGCTGAAGTTTTAGCTTTGACCTCTTCAGAAAGTCACAATTTTGTATCATCTGCAGTAAAAAATGTTGGACCAGCAGTTGTTAAAATTGATACTGAGCGATTGGTTGAGAGGCAACAATTTGATCCCACTTTACTAGACCCTTTATTGAGGGATTTACTTGGTGAGCAAGGAATTTCTCCAGAGAGAGAGAGAGGTCAAGGCTCTGGAGTAATTATTAATCAAGATGGTTTGGTTCTTACAAATGCTCATGTTGTTGAAAGAGTAGATGATGTTTCGGTAACATTGGCGGATGGTACAGTCTGTGATGGGCAAGTCTTAGGAACTGATGCAATAACAGATTTAGCTTTAGTAAAAATTGATAAATCTACTTATTCTAACTTTGCCCCTCTAGGTAATTCTGAAGATCTTGAAGTTGGAGATTGGGCAATCGCACTAGGTACTCCATATGGTTTAGAAAAAACAGTTACCTTAGGAATCGTAAGTAGCCTTCATAGGGATATTAATAGTCTTGGTTTTTCAGATAAAAGGCTTGATCTTATTCAGACTGATGCTGCAATAAATCCAGGAAATTCAGGCGGACCACTGATTAATTCAAATGGGGAGGTAGTAGGTATAAATACTTTAGTTAGAAGTGGCCCAGGAGCTGGTCTGGGCTTCGCTATCCCAATTAATTTAGCTAAAAGTGTTTCTGACCAGTTGCTTAAAAATGGTGAAGTTATTCATCCATATTTAGGCGTCCAATTGATTTCTTTGAATCCTAGAATTGCGAAAGAACATAATCAAGATCCTAATTCGCTTGTACAACTACCTGAAAGAAATGGAGCTTTAATTCAATCAGTTATTCCTAATAGTCCTGCTGAAAAAGCTGGTTTAAGAAGAGGTGATCTGGTAATAGCAGCCGAAAATATCTCTATAAAAGAACCAAAAGCTTTACTAGATGAAGTAGAGAAAGCTGAAATAGGTAAAGTATTTCTATTAAATGTTTTAAGAGATAATAAAGAGATAAAGATTAACATCAAACCAGAACCTCTCCCAGGTTTGACATAA
- a CDS encoding ArnT family glycosyltransferase, producing MVNKILKFRYLFKVFVFIPLIFYFGKRSYIAFDEGYYALQARWILEKGNWTIPLWWDEYVLDRTIGLQFLIAKSQELFGRNIFSAYLPTTVASILMLFTTYKLHEELFNKKYAIISPLILATTYLWFDYSHLATQDIIYSCLVTIGVLALVKIKSKNNKFYILLFGIWIGLAFIMKTFLVFVPLLSLIPYIFFKKNFLFVKFFWLGLLIGFIPFLLWTFSINPYLDKNIIFYLFEKFNFLSSKNTFTNPFYYYFWNIPLTFLPWSFFTIIGITYNISQSKENKYILAFFPLILVAVLSIFSTKTPYYALQISSIFSLNTYVGIKFLFNSYRYSRFFIFMTSKIIPLFIFALTFTYYFFFKDSINLNTKENTFIMLGLLSFGFAWSLIRHKNSYKEILITLIIGPYLFTSFILQSGLFTDRSRELREKMEYVSSLDLVKNQTIMVDKKGINDSRSQSKIIRISLATPKLGMGLESINQLKKSELAWTTDLKAIKNNDDSYEVIYENDILNPWKLILKK from the coding sequence ATGGTTAATAAAATTTTAAAATTTAGATATCTTTTTAAAGTATTTGTTTTTATTCCTCTTATATTTTATTTTGGCAAAAGAAGTTATATTGCCTTTGATGAAGGTTATTATGCACTACAAGCTAGATGGATATTAGAAAAAGGTAACTGGACAATTCCTCTTTGGTGGGATGAATATGTTTTAGATAGAACAATAGGATTACAGTTTTTAATAGCAAAGTCACAAGAGTTATTTGGAAGAAATATTTTTTCTGCATATCTACCAACAACAGTTGCTTCAATATTAATGCTATTTACAACTTATAAATTACATGAAGAATTATTTAATAAAAAATATGCAATTATATCTCCACTAATCCTTGCTACAACATATCTATGGTTTGACTACTCACACTTAGCCACTCAAGATATTATTTATTCATGTTTAGTAACTATTGGAGTATTAGCTTTAGTCAAAATAAAAAGTAAAAATAACAAATTCTATATTCTGCTTTTTGGAATTTGGATTGGTTTAGCTTTTATTATGAAAACTTTTTTAGTTTTTGTACCGTTATTATCACTCATACCATATATTTTTTTTAAAAAAAATTTTTTATTCGTCAAATTCTTTTGGTTGGGACTACTTATTGGATTCATTCCTTTTTTATTGTGGACTTTTTCTATCAACCCTTATTTAGACAAAAATATTATTTTTTACTTATTCGAAAAGTTTAACTTTCTATCAAGTAAAAATACTTTCACAAATCCTTTCTATTATTATTTCTGGAATATACCTTTAACATTTCTGCCATGGAGTTTTTTCACAATTATTGGCATAACATATAACATTTCTCAAAGTAAGGAGAATAAATATATACTTGCTTTTTTCCCCTTGATTTTAGTGGCGGTCCTTAGCATTTTCTCTACAAAAACACCCTACTATGCTCTACAAATCTCATCTATTTTTTCATTAAATACTTATGTAGGAATAAAATTTTTATTCAATTCTTATAGATATAGTCGGTTTTTTATATTTATGACTTCAAAAATAATTCCATTATTTATATTTGCTCTTACTTTCACATATTATTTTTTCTTTAAAGATTCAATTAATCTTAATACAAAGGAAAACACATTTATAATGCTTGGATTATTATCTTTCGGGTTTGCTTGGTCGTTAATAAGACATAAAAATTCGTACAAAGAAATATTAATAACTCTCATAATTGGGCCTTACTTATTCACTTCATTTATTTTGCAATCAGGTTTATTCACTGATAGATCTAGAGAACTAAGAGAGAAAATGGAATATGTTTCATCCCTTGATTTAGTAAAAAATCAAACGATCATGGTTGATAAAAAAGGAATCAACGATTCTCGATCCCAATCAAAAATCATCAGGATTTCTTTAGCAACACCTAAATTAGGTATGGGATTAGAAAGTATTAATCAATTAAAAAAATCTGAATTAGCATGGACAACTGACCTTAAAGCAATAAAAAATAATGATGATTCTTATGAAGTGATATACGAAAATGATATTTTAAATCCATGGAAATTAATATTAAAAAAGTAA
- the rpiA gene encoding ribose-5-phosphate isomerase RpiA, with amino-acid sequence MDSQTQMKQIVADAAINEIKSDMVIGLGSGSTAALMIKSLANEIRSGKLKNIKGVATSFQSEVLALELDIPLIDLASVSQIDLAIDGADEVDPGFQLIKGGGACHVREKLVASKANHLLIVVDETKLVQNLNQSFPLPVEVLPNAWKQVQEVISKMNGNSKLRMATKKAGPVVTDQGNLVLDVLFNDGIKNPRDIEISINNIPGVLENGLFVDLTDKVLVGKIENSIPVVYSPSKVG; translated from the coding sequence TTGGATTCTCAAACGCAAATGAAACAAATAGTTGCTGATGCAGCAATTAATGAAATAAAGAGTGACATGGTTATCGGATTAGGATCTGGATCTACAGCTGCCCTAATGATAAAAAGTCTTGCTAATGAAATTCGTTCTGGGAAACTTAAAAATATAAAAGGTGTAGCAACTTCCTTTCAATCCGAAGTTTTGGCTCTCGAACTAGATATTCCGCTTATTGATTTAGCTTCTGTTTCTCAAATCGATTTAGCTATTGATGGGGCAGATGAAGTTGATCCAGGATTTCAATTAATAAAAGGGGGAGGTGCATGCCATGTTCGAGAAAAATTAGTAGCATCTAAAGCTAATCATTTATTGATTGTCGTTGACGAAACTAAACTCGTACAAAACTTAAATCAATCCTTCCCTTTACCTGTTGAGGTCCTTCCAAATGCTTGGAAGCAAGTTCAGGAAGTTATTTCAAAAATGAATGGCAATTCCAAGTTAAGAATGGCTACTAAAAAAGCTGGCCCGGTTGTTACTGACCAAGGAAATCTAGTTCTAGATGTATTGTTTAATGATGGTATTAAGAATCCAAGAGACATCGAAATAAGTATTAATAATATTCCAGGAGTACTAGAAAACGGTTTATTCGTTGATCTTACAGACAAAGTATTGGTTGGCAAAATTGAAAACAGTATTCCAGTTGTTTATTCTCCCTCAAAAGTTGGCTAA
- the infB gene encoding translation initiation factor IF-2, translated as MTISEKIRIYELSRDLNLDNKDILDAAQKLSISVKSHSSSISAEDAKKIKNLIYKKNNSDKKILSVNKPSIKKDNVKQNIGEKSPNIHSVKGKPFKDNSNKKPQLIKPLNKPDSQKINTNKSTNINKPTIVNSSQSQANLSNSNSKKSQPSQKFNQDTKAFQKNTIPPIKSPARPTIQLIAKPKNINNNHKSIESPKNITNSGDKRKISSNPSQNANKTQTKNFNNKINPPELVGAPIRRDDLNKQNNNQNFSFKQNASNSSGVPNRPGIPNRPGIPNRPGFRNKPSDQSRTGSVNRQVNPNRPGAPSRPGAPSRPGISNRPGFRNKPSDQGRAGSVNRQVNPNRPGAPNRNGISNRPGSKFNGPKSAGIRKPVSPNELLQLQKTNKPEKDNPAIKNNEKQNIETPKQKVKAPNSRLNTAPGSKKTPNRTFSNSSKKPGRTDWDDSAKLEALRSKNNQKQRQKVHIIGENDDSLTSETSGYSGEKISILSASLARPKKEKSDETKSQKNIKQFKKKKKETTRQRQKRRAMELKAAKEAKRVRPEMIIVPEENLTVQELADKLSLESSEIIKSLFFKGITATVTQSLDLATIETVAEEFGVPVLQDDIQEAAEKTVDMIESDDIDNLIKRPPVITVMGHVDHGKTSLLDSIRESRVASGEAGGITQHIGAYQVEFEHESKKKKLTFLDTPGHEAFTAMRARGTKVTDVAVLVVAADDGCRPQTLEAISHARAAKVPIVVAINKIDKEGASPERVKQELSEKDLIAEDWGGDTVMVPVSAIKKQNIDKLLEMILLVSEVEDLQANPERSAKGTVIEAHLDKAKGPVATLLVQNGTLKSGDVLAAGSVLGKIRAMVDEHGNRIKEAAPSCPVEALGFSEVPTAGDEFEVYADEKAARAIVGDRATDARATKLAQQMASRRVSLSSLSTKANDGELKELNLILKADVQGSVEAILGSLEQLPKNEVQVRVLLSAPGEITETDIDLAAASGSVIIGFNTSLASGAKRAADANDVDIREYEVIYKLLEDIQLAMEGLLEPDLVEESLGRAEVRATFAVGKGAIAGCYIQTGKLQRNCSLRVIRSEKVIFEGNLDSLKRAKDDVKEVNTGFECGVGCDKFSTWIEGDIIEAFKFVTKKRTLSQ; from the coding sequence ATGACTATCAGCGAAAAAATTAGAATTTACGAACTTTCCAGAGATTTAAATCTGGACAATAAAGATATTTTAGATGCCGCTCAAAAACTTTCAATTTCAGTCAAAAGCCATAGCAGTTCTATTAGTGCAGAGGATGCAAAAAAAATAAAAAATCTTATTTATAAAAAAAATAATTCAGATAAAAAAATACTTTCCGTTAATAAACCTTCAATTAAAAAAGACAATGTCAAACAAAATATAGGAGAAAAATCTCCTAATATCCATTCTGTAAAAGGTAAACCTTTCAAAGATAATTCAAACAAAAAGCCACAATTGATAAAACCTCTTAATAAACCTGATAGTCAAAAAATAAATACAAATAAATCTACAAATATTAATAAACCGACTATCGTAAATAGTTCACAATCTCAAGCAAACCTCTCAAATTCAAATTCAAAAAAGAGTCAACCTTCACAAAAATTCAACCAGGATACGAAAGCTTTCCAAAAAAACACAATCCCACCTATCAAAAGTCCTGCGAGACCAACTATTCAATTAATTGCAAAGCCTAAGAACATAAATAATAACCATAAATCTATTGAATCTCCTAAAAACATAACTAATTCAGGGGACAAAAGAAAAATATCAAGCAACCCTTCTCAAAATGCGAACAAAACTCAAACAAAAAATTTTAATAATAAGATTAATCCCCCTGAATTGGTAGGAGCTCCGATAAGAAGAGACGATCTTAATAAGCAAAATAACAATCAAAACTTTTCTTTTAAACAAAATGCATCAAACAGTTCTGGTGTTCCCAACAGACCTGGCATACCCAACAGACCTGGCATACCCAACAGGCCTGGCTTCAGAAACAAACCATCAGATCAAAGCAGAACAGGTTCAGTTAATAGGCAAGTCAATCCTAATCGACCTGGTGCACCCAGCAGACCTGGTGCACCCAGCAGACCTGGCATATCCAACAGACCTGGCTTCAGAAACAAACCATCAGATCAAGGCAGAGCAGGATCAGTTAATAGACAAGTCAATCCTAATCGACCTGGTGCACCCAACAGAAATGGTATATCCAACAGGCCTGGTTCTAAATTCAATGGTCCGAAATCTGCAGGAATTAGGAAACCAGTATCGCCTAATGAACTTTTGCAACTACAAAAAACTAATAAACCTGAGAAAGACAACCCTGCAATAAAAAATAATGAAAAACAAAATATTGAAACACCAAAACAAAAGGTTAAAGCTCCCAATAGCCGTTTAAATACGGCCCCAGGTTCCAAAAAAACGCCAAATAGAACATTTTCAAATAGTTCAAAAAAACCAGGGAGGACAGATTGGGATGACAGTGCAAAATTAGAAGCTTTAAGAAGTAAAAATAATCAGAAACAAAGACAGAAAGTACATATTATCGGAGAAAATGATGATTCATTAACATCTGAGACCAGTGGATATTCAGGTGAAAAAATTTCAATTTTATCAGCTAGTTTAGCGCGTCCCAAAAAAGAAAAATCTGATGAAACTAAATCTCAAAAAAATATAAAACAATTTAAGAAAAAGAAAAAAGAAACAACTAGGCAAAGGCAGAAAAGAAGAGCTATGGAACTTAAGGCTGCAAAAGAGGCCAAACGAGTAAGACCTGAGATGATAATAGTTCCAGAAGAAAATTTAACAGTGCAAGAATTAGCTGATAAATTAAGTCTTGAAAGTTCTGAAATAATTAAATCTCTTTTCTTTAAAGGAATAACAGCAACCGTAACCCAATCTCTAGACTTAGCAACTATCGAAACAGTAGCAGAAGAATTTGGAGTTCCTGTTTTGCAAGATGATATCCAAGAAGCTGCTGAAAAAACAGTAGATATGATTGAATCAGATGATATTGATAATCTTATAAAAAGGCCACCTGTTATTACAGTAATGGGTCATGTTGATCATGGGAAAACAAGTCTTTTAGATTCCATCAGAGAATCAAGAGTTGCTTCGGGAGAAGCAGGAGGTATTACACAACATATTGGAGCTTATCAAGTTGAATTTGAACATGAATCAAAAAAGAAAAAATTAACTTTCCTAGATACCCCTGGTCACGAAGCCTTTACAGCAATGCGAGCACGAGGCACAAAGGTTACTGATGTTGCTGTTCTTGTAGTAGCCGCTGATGATGGTTGCAGACCTCAAACTCTCGAGGCCATTAGTCATGCAAGAGCTGCAAAAGTACCAATTGTTGTTGCAATAAATAAAATTGATAAAGAAGGGGCATCTCCTGAAAGAGTCAAGCAAGAACTTTCCGAAAAAGATTTAATTGCTGAAGATTGGGGAGGAGATACTGTGATGGTTCCAGTAAGTGCCATCAAAAAACAAAATATTGATAAATTGCTTGAGATGATTTTATTAGTTTCAGAAGTTGAAGATTTGCAAGCTAATCCTGAAAGATCGGCAAAAGGTACAGTTATAGAAGCTCACTTGGATAAAGCCAAAGGACCTGTAGCAACTTTGTTAGTACAAAACGGTACATTAAAATCCGGGGATGTTTTGGCTGCAGGCTCAGTCCTTGGGAAAATTAGGGCGATGGTTGATGAACATGGCAATAGAATCAAAGAAGCAGCACCATCATGCCCAGTGGAAGCATTAGGCTTTAGTGAGGTACCAACAGCAGGTGATGAATTTGAAGTCTATGCTGATGAAAAAGCTGCTCGAGCAATAGTCGGAGACAGAGCTACAGATGCCAGAGCAACAAAATTGGCTCAGCAAATGGCTTCTAGGAGAGTTAGCTTATCCTCTTTGTCTACTAAAGCAAATGATGGAGAATTGAAAGAATTAAACTTAATTCTTAAGGCAGATGTTCAAGGTAGTGTTGAAGCGATATTGGGATCTCTAGAACAATTACCAAAAAATGAAGTTCAAGTAAGAGTTCTACTTTCTGCACCTGGAGAAATTACTGAGACAGACATAGATCTTGCTGCTGCCTCCGGTTCAGTAATCATTGGGTTCAACACCTCATTAGCATCTGGCGCAAAAAGAGCAGCTGATGCTAATGACGTTGATATAAGAGAATATGAAGTAATTTATAAACTCTTAGAAGACATTCAATTAGCTATGGAAGGTCTCCTTGAACCCGACCTTGTAGAAGAATCATTAGGAAGAGCCGAAGTTAGAGCAACTTTCGCAGTCGGTAAAGGAGCTATTGCGGGCTGTTATATACAAACTGGCAAATTACAAAGGAATTGTTCTCTGAGAGTTATTAGATCAGAGAAAGTAATATTTGAGGGTAATTTAGATTCTCTAAAAAGAGCTAAAGATGATGTAAAAGAAGTAAATACAGGATTTGAATGTGGAGTTGGCTGTGATAAATTCTCTACATGGATTGAAGGAGATATAATCGAAGCATTCAAATTTGTCACCAAAAAGAGGACATTATCACAATAA
- a CDS encoding DUF3493 domain-containing protein, with protein MSKIDPELKKKLLKESQSPFKGLRRILWIAFSGSAFLGLIIMLSRIASGTELQQNNLLIQLGACVIFPTLLIFDRNKD; from the coding sequence ATGTCAAAAATAGATCCTGAATTGAAAAAGAAATTGTTAAAGGAATCCCAATCTCCTTTCAAGGGATTAAGAAGAATATTGTGGATAGCTTTTAGCGGCTCTGCATTTTTGGGGCTTATTATAATGCTTTCCAGAATTGCAAGCGGAACCGAATTACAGCAAAATAACCTTCTTATACAGTTGGGTGCTTGTGTTATTTTTCCGACTTTATTAATCTTTGATAGAAATAAAGATTAA
- a CDS encoding YlxR family protein: protein MIQKKPVLRICISCRKSYDRKNLIKITKDHKKGIMFHEGMGRSAYICKSKKCYSDSKIKKKLQKALKTFLEPEFVDILKKKLQATISIPIREYN from the coding sequence TTGATCCAAAAAAAACCCGTTTTGCGTATATGCATTTCCTGTAGAAAATCATATGACAGGAAAAATCTTATAAAGATTACCAAAGATCATAAGAAAGGCATTATGTTTCATGAGGGAATGGGTCGATCAGCTTACATTTGCAAGTCAAAAAAATGCTACTCAGATTCCAAAATTAAAAAAAAGCTTCAGAAAGCTTTAAAAACATTTTTAGAACCTGAATTTGTTGATATTTTGAAAAAGAAATTACAAGCTACAATTTCTATCCCAATAAGGGAATATAATTAA
- the rimP gene encoding ribosome maturation factor RimP gives MNKENRSKLETLLKKVANQWNFEICNLNIQTNQNPIVVKIIISKTNGDDISLDDCALFNTPASEEIENSNLLNCSYVLEISSQGVSDELTSERDFKTFKGFPVNVELNQKNSKIKFLNGLLYEKSKDYLAINIKGKINKIPFDEVLKISLCTLKD, from the coding sequence TTGAACAAAGAAAATAGAAGTAAATTAGAAACTCTATTAAAAAAAGTTGCGAATCAATGGAATTTCGAAATCTGCAATTTAAATATACAAACCAATCAAAATCCAATTGTTGTTAAAATCATCATTAGTAAAACAAATGGTGATGATATTTCACTCGATGATTGTGCGCTATTTAATACCCCAGCATCTGAAGAAATAGAAAATTCAAATCTTTTAAATTGTTCATATGTGTTAGAAATTAGTAGTCAAGGGGTCAGTGATGAATTAACCTCAGAAAGAGACTTCAAAACTTTTAAGGGTTTTCCAGTTAATGTTGAGCTAAACCAGAAGAATTCAAAAATTAAATTTCTGAATGGTTTACTTTATGAAAAGTCTAAAGATTACTTAGCCATTAACATAAAAGGTAAGATTAATAAAATCCCTTTTGATGAAGTACTAAAGATTAGTCTTTGTACATTAAAAGATTAA